A single Lolium perenne isolate Kyuss_39 chromosome 6, Kyuss_2.0, whole genome shotgun sequence DNA region contains:
- the LOC127305666 gene encoding anaphase-promoting complex subunit 4 isoform X2, giving the protein MAEEQMEEAASSSAAASGTPFQLQFDKPIPFQIKLAEWNPEKDLLAMVTDDSKVLLHRFNWQRLWTISPGKCITSICWSPDGKVVALGTEDGLVLLHDVENGKMLRSTKSHDVAVVCLNWVEDEPLSRTDKDDLLSYEDRTTRFFPPAPVMPRVGGLNSGDTGLADENEEAIQAFSSAFCQRFNILSSGDKDGCICFSIFGIFPVGKININKVPIHVQFSQYKTSYRLQGASISKVSLSTNLHQLVLLCCGKLINTEKLSISKDISVGLHCVHLDTSIFSNRKNELHQVSQQASSIQDLVEVVRASISMMSKQWSNAMNLFHEKFSALPSLITAHGMESSSEDEFLSLLFGTRTSPALHQFLVSSLGEVGLKRIAKAIDSAGRELRIVVSEHLQPAVEIISFRLAELRGLARWRSRFQNIGLDEKLMDGVTEKVGMLIVQVERFSRVAATVLYLFQNFFSWVLKCVKILLSEPTDQVPPANSELVVIFLKFLLDKNPIKQLLETDQIFECDIDTARQVEQLVVFGGFTDTQFLERSLAKQFSELEESLKEAFLMPFTTISSQIHCQGLLPLYPVTSSEALSSTCTASSISFYKDEDSQHSPCSYSLTDYICFKIPDGSLNLRNCIGVIKNFCNSRSTISTPSLSGFLLRMPDEYECVDLSLYKDNQVVLLLSGKFSSESPGRSLMVMLQIENFPFSQLSRTLPTNCNSLQELVALELQLDTDHGKVRSIPHLLSTPLAVSASRGVACIFSSRRHALVYILDEDEDEGEDEDSEME; this is encoded by the exons ATAAAACTGGCTGAGTGGAATCCAGAGAAGGATCTGCTTGCTATGGTTACTGATGACTCCAAGGTTCTCCTCCATCGCTTCAATTGGCAACGGCTATGGACTATATCCCCTG GGAAGTGCATCACATCTATTTGCTGGAGCCCTGATGGTAAAGTAGTAGCGCTTGGTACAGAAGATGGTTTGGTTCTTTTGCATGATGTTGAG AATGGCAAGATGTTACGAAGTACTAAGTCTCACGATGTCGCCGTTGTATGTTTGAATTGGGTGGAAGATGAACCACTCTCAAGG ACTGACAAGGATGACCTGTTATCTTATGAAGACCGCACAACCCGTTTCTTTCCTCCTGCTCCCGTGATGCCTAGGGTAGGTGGGCTAAATTCAGGGGATACTGGTCTTGCGGATGAGAATGAAGAAGCCATTCAGGCGTTTTCAAGTGCTTTCTGTCAACGTTTTAATATTCTGTCCAGTGGTGATAAAGATGGTTGCATTTGCTTCAGTATTTTTGGAATATTTCCAGTTGGAAAGATA AACATAAATAAGGTTCCAATTCATGTACAATTCTCTCAATATAAAACCAGTTACCGACTCCAGGGTGCTTCCATAAGCAAG GTATCTTTATCCACAAACCTCCATCAGTTGGTTCTTCTGTGCTGTGGAAAGCTGATTAATACTGAGAAACTTTCTATCAGTAAAGATATTTCTGTTGGGTTACATTGCGTGCACCTGGATACTTCTATCTTTTCCAACAG GAAAAATGAGCTCCATCAGGTGTCCCAACAAGCGTCAAGTATTCAGGATCTGGTCGAAGTTGTCCGCGCCTCCATATCGATGATGTCCAAACAATGGTCAAATGCTATGAACTTATTTCATGAGAAATTTAGCGCCTTGCCTTCTCTCATCACTGCCCATG GGATGGAATCTAGCTCTGAGGATGAGTTTTTGAGTCTTTTGTTTGGGACACGTACAAGTCCAGCGCTACACCAATTTCTAGTCAGCTCCCTTGGTGAAGTG GGTCTCAAGAGGATAGCTAAGGCTATTGACAGTGCTGGAAGAGAACTTCGTATTGTTGTCAGTGAGCATCTTCAG CCTGCAGTCGAAATTATTTCATTCAGACTTGCAGAACTGAGAGGTCTTGCAAGATGGCGTTCACGATTTCAGAACATTGGGTTAGATGAAAAGCTTATGGATGGTGTAACTGAGAAAGTAGGGATGCTGATTGTGCAAGTCGAGCGCTTTTCTAGGGTTGCAGCTACAGTTCTTTATCTG TTTCAAAATTTCTTCAGCTGGGTATTGAAGTGTGTTAAGATATTATTAAGTGAACCAACTGATCAAGTACCACCAGCAAACAG TGAACTTGTGGTGATTTTTCTGAAGTTTCTTCTTGATAAAAATCCAATCAAACAGTTACTCGAAACAGATCAGATATTTGAATGTGATAT AGATACTGCAAGACAAGTTGAGCAGCTAGTAGTTTTCGGAGGATTTACGGACACCCAATTTTTGGAAAGGAGTTTGGCCAAACAATTTAGCGAATTGGAAGAAAG CTTGAAGGAGGCTTTCTTGATGCCATTCACCACCATTTCTTCGCAAATACATTGTCAAGGATTGCTTCCTCTTTACCCTGTTACATCGTCTGAGGCCTTGTCATCAACCTGTACCGCATCGTCAATTTCCTTCTATAAG GATGAAGATTCTCAGCATAGCCCGTGTTCATATAGCTTGACTGACTACATATGCTTCAAGATACCTGATGGATCGTTAAATTTAAGAAATTGCATTGGTGTGATAAAGAACTTCTGCAACTCACGCAGTACCATCAGCACACCATCACTTTCAGGTTTTCTGCTGCGTATGCCTGACGAATATGAGTGTGTTGATCTGTCTCTTTACAAG GACAACCAGGTGGTCTTACTGCTGAGTGGAAAGTTCAGTTCTGAAAGTCCGGGAAGATCTTTGATGGTTATGCTGCAGATAGAAAACTTTCCTTTTTCACAGCTCTCAAGAACACTCCCTACAAATTGTAACAGTCTCCAAGAATTGGTG GCACTGGAACTCCAATTGGACACAGATCATGGAAAAGTTCGTAGCATACCTCACCTTTTGTCTACTCCGCTGGCAGTCAGTG CCTCAAGAGGAGTGGCTTGCATCTTCTCGTCACGGAGGCATGCTTTGGTCTATATCCTTGATGAGGATGAGGACGAGGGCGAGGATGAAGATTCTGAGATGGAGTGA
- the LOC127305666 gene encoding anaphase-promoting complex subunit 4 isoform X4, translating into MAEEQMEEAASSSAAASGTPFQLQFDKPIPFQIKLAEWNPEKDLLAMVTDDSKVLLHRFNWQRLWTISPGKCITSICWSPDGKVVALGTEDGLVLLHDVENGKMLRSTKSHDVAVVCLNWVEDEPLSRTDKDDLLSYEDRTTRFFPPAPVMPRVGGLNSGDTGLADENEEAIQAFSSAFCQRFNILSSGDKDGCICFSIFGIFPVGKININKVPIHVQFSQYKTSYRLQGASISKVSLSTNLHQLVLLCCGKLINTEKLSISKDISVGLHCVHLDTSIFSNRKNELHQVSQQASSIQDLVEVVRASISMMSKQWSNAMNLFHEKFSALPSLITAHGMESSSEDEFLSLLFGTRTSPALHQFLVSSLGEVGLKRIAKAIDSAGRELRIVVSEHLQPAVEIISFRLAELRGLARWRSRFQNIGLDEKLMDGVTEKVGMLIVQVERFSRVAATVLYLFQNFFSWVLKCVKILLSEPTDQVPPANSELVVIFLKFLLDKNPIKQLLETDQIFECDIDTARQVEQLVVFGGFTDTQFLERSLAKQFSELEERMKILSIARVHIA; encoded by the exons ATAAAACTGGCTGAGTGGAATCCAGAGAAGGATCTGCTTGCTATGGTTACTGATGACTCCAAGGTTCTCCTCCATCGCTTCAATTGGCAACGGCTATGGACTATATCCCCTG GGAAGTGCATCACATCTATTTGCTGGAGCCCTGATGGTAAAGTAGTAGCGCTTGGTACAGAAGATGGTTTGGTTCTTTTGCATGATGTTGAG AATGGCAAGATGTTACGAAGTACTAAGTCTCACGATGTCGCCGTTGTATGTTTGAATTGGGTGGAAGATGAACCACTCTCAAGG ACTGACAAGGATGACCTGTTATCTTATGAAGACCGCACAACCCGTTTCTTTCCTCCTGCTCCCGTGATGCCTAGGGTAGGTGGGCTAAATTCAGGGGATACTGGTCTTGCGGATGAGAATGAAGAAGCCATTCAGGCGTTTTCAAGTGCTTTCTGTCAACGTTTTAATATTCTGTCCAGTGGTGATAAAGATGGTTGCATTTGCTTCAGTATTTTTGGAATATTTCCAGTTGGAAAGATA AACATAAATAAGGTTCCAATTCATGTACAATTCTCTCAATATAAAACCAGTTACCGACTCCAGGGTGCTTCCATAAGCAAG GTATCTTTATCCACAAACCTCCATCAGTTGGTTCTTCTGTGCTGTGGAAAGCTGATTAATACTGAGAAACTTTCTATCAGTAAAGATATTTCTGTTGGGTTACATTGCGTGCACCTGGATACTTCTATCTTTTCCAACAG GAAAAATGAGCTCCATCAGGTGTCCCAACAAGCGTCAAGTATTCAGGATCTGGTCGAAGTTGTCCGCGCCTCCATATCGATGATGTCCAAACAATGGTCAAATGCTATGAACTTATTTCATGAGAAATTTAGCGCCTTGCCTTCTCTCATCACTGCCCATG GGATGGAATCTAGCTCTGAGGATGAGTTTTTGAGTCTTTTGTTTGGGACACGTACAAGTCCAGCGCTACACCAATTTCTAGTCAGCTCCCTTGGTGAAGTG GGTCTCAAGAGGATAGCTAAGGCTATTGACAGTGCTGGAAGAGAACTTCGTATTGTTGTCAGTGAGCATCTTCAG CCTGCAGTCGAAATTATTTCATTCAGACTTGCAGAACTGAGAGGTCTTGCAAGATGGCGTTCACGATTTCAGAACATTGGGTTAGATGAAAAGCTTATGGATGGTGTAACTGAGAAAGTAGGGATGCTGATTGTGCAAGTCGAGCGCTTTTCTAGGGTTGCAGCTACAGTTCTTTATCTG TTTCAAAATTTCTTCAGCTGGGTATTGAAGTGTGTTAAGATATTATTAAGTGAACCAACTGATCAAGTACCACCAGCAAACAG TGAACTTGTGGTGATTTTTCTGAAGTTTCTTCTTGATAAAAATCCAATCAAACAGTTACTCGAAACAGATCAGATATTTGAATGTGATAT AGATACTGCAAGACAAGTTGAGCAGCTAGTAGTTTTCGGAGGATTTACGGACACCCAATTTTTGGAAAGGAGTTTGGCCAAACAATTTAGCGAATTGGAAGAAAG GATGAAGATTCTCAGCATAGCCCGTGTTCATATAGCTTGA
- the LOC127305666 gene encoding anaphase-promoting complex subunit 4 isoform X1, whose amino-acid sequence MAEEQMEEAASSSAAASGTPFQLQFDKPIPFQIKLAEWNPEKDLLAMVTDDSKVLLHRFNWQRLWTISPGKCITSICWSPDGKVVALGTEDGLVLLHDVENGKMLRSTKSHDVAVVCLNWVEDEPLSRTDKDDLLSYEDRTTRFFPPAPVMPRVGGLNSGDTGLADENEEAIQAFSSAFCQRFNILSSGDKDGCICFSIFGIFPVGKININKVPIHVQFSQYKTSYRLQGASISKVSLSTNLHQLVLLCCGKLINTEKLSISKDISVGLHCVHLDTSIFSNRKNELHQVSQQASSIQDLVEVVRASISMMSKQWSNAMNLFHEKFSALPSLITAHGMESSSEDEFLSLLFGTRTSPALHQFLVSSLGEVGLKRIAKAIDSAGRELRIVVSEHLQPAVEIISFRLAELRGLARWRSRFQNIGLDEKLMDGVTEKVGMLIVQVERFSRVAATVLYLFQNFFSWVLKCVKILLSEPTDQVPPANSELVVIFLKFLLDKNPIKQLLETDQIFECDIDTARQVEQLVVFGGFTDTQFLERSLAKQFSELEESLKEAFLMPFTTISSQIHCQGLLPLYPVTSSEALSSTCTASSISFYKQDEDSQHSPCSYSLTDYICFKIPDGSLNLRNCIGVIKNFCNSRSTISTPSLSGFLLRMPDEYECVDLSLYKDNQVVLLLSGKFSSESPGRSLMVMLQIENFPFSQLSRTLPTNCNSLQELVALELQLDTDHGKVRSIPHLLSTPLAVSASRGVACIFSSRRHALVYILDEDEDEGEDEDSEME is encoded by the exons ATAAAACTGGCTGAGTGGAATCCAGAGAAGGATCTGCTTGCTATGGTTACTGATGACTCCAAGGTTCTCCTCCATCGCTTCAATTGGCAACGGCTATGGACTATATCCCCTG GGAAGTGCATCACATCTATTTGCTGGAGCCCTGATGGTAAAGTAGTAGCGCTTGGTACAGAAGATGGTTTGGTTCTTTTGCATGATGTTGAG AATGGCAAGATGTTACGAAGTACTAAGTCTCACGATGTCGCCGTTGTATGTTTGAATTGGGTGGAAGATGAACCACTCTCAAGG ACTGACAAGGATGACCTGTTATCTTATGAAGACCGCACAACCCGTTTCTTTCCTCCTGCTCCCGTGATGCCTAGGGTAGGTGGGCTAAATTCAGGGGATACTGGTCTTGCGGATGAGAATGAAGAAGCCATTCAGGCGTTTTCAAGTGCTTTCTGTCAACGTTTTAATATTCTGTCCAGTGGTGATAAAGATGGTTGCATTTGCTTCAGTATTTTTGGAATATTTCCAGTTGGAAAGATA AACATAAATAAGGTTCCAATTCATGTACAATTCTCTCAATATAAAACCAGTTACCGACTCCAGGGTGCTTCCATAAGCAAG GTATCTTTATCCACAAACCTCCATCAGTTGGTTCTTCTGTGCTGTGGAAAGCTGATTAATACTGAGAAACTTTCTATCAGTAAAGATATTTCTGTTGGGTTACATTGCGTGCACCTGGATACTTCTATCTTTTCCAACAG GAAAAATGAGCTCCATCAGGTGTCCCAACAAGCGTCAAGTATTCAGGATCTGGTCGAAGTTGTCCGCGCCTCCATATCGATGATGTCCAAACAATGGTCAAATGCTATGAACTTATTTCATGAGAAATTTAGCGCCTTGCCTTCTCTCATCACTGCCCATG GGATGGAATCTAGCTCTGAGGATGAGTTTTTGAGTCTTTTGTTTGGGACACGTACAAGTCCAGCGCTACACCAATTTCTAGTCAGCTCCCTTGGTGAAGTG GGTCTCAAGAGGATAGCTAAGGCTATTGACAGTGCTGGAAGAGAACTTCGTATTGTTGTCAGTGAGCATCTTCAG CCTGCAGTCGAAATTATTTCATTCAGACTTGCAGAACTGAGAGGTCTTGCAAGATGGCGTTCACGATTTCAGAACATTGGGTTAGATGAAAAGCTTATGGATGGTGTAACTGAGAAAGTAGGGATGCTGATTGTGCAAGTCGAGCGCTTTTCTAGGGTTGCAGCTACAGTTCTTTATCTG TTTCAAAATTTCTTCAGCTGGGTATTGAAGTGTGTTAAGATATTATTAAGTGAACCAACTGATCAAGTACCACCAGCAAACAG TGAACTTGTGGTGATTTTTCTGAAGTTTCTTCTTGATAAAAATCCAATCAAACAGTTACTCGAAACAGATCAGATATTTGAATGTGATAT AGATACTGCAAGACAAGTTGAGCAGCTAGTAGTTTTCGGAGGATTTACGGACACCCAATTTTTGGAAAGGAGTTTGGCCAAACAATTTAGCGAATTGGAAGAAAG CTTGAAGGAGGCTTTCTTGATGCCATTCACCACCATTTCTTCGCAAATACATTGTCAAGGATTGCTTCCTCTTTACCCTGTTACATCGTCTGAGGCCTTGTCATCAACCTGTACCGCATCGTCAATTTCCTTCTATAAG CAGGATGAAGATTCTCAGCATAGCCCGTGTTCATATAGCTTGACTGACTACATATGCTTCAAGATACCTGATGGATCGTTAAATTTAAGAAATTGCATTGGTGTGATAAAGAACTTCTGCAACTCACGCAGTACCATCAGCACACCATCACTTTCAGGTTTTCTGCTGCGTATGCCTGACGAATATGAGTGTGTTGATCTGTCTCTTTACAAG GACAACCAGGTGGTCTTACTGCTGAGTGGAAAGTTCAGTTCTGAAAGTCCGGGAAGATCTTTGATGGTTATGCTGCAGATAGAAAACTTTCCTTTTTCACAGCTCTCAAGAACACTCCCTACAAATTGTAACAGTCTCCAAGAATTGGTG GCACTGGAACTCCAATTGGACACAGATCATGGAAAAGTTCGTAGCATACCTCACCTTTTGTCTACTCCGCTGGCAGTCAGTG CCTCAAGAGGAGTGGCTTGCATCTTCTCGTCACGGAGGCATGCTTTGGTCTATATCCTTGATGAGGATGAGGACGAGGGCGAGGATGAAGATTCTGAGATGGAGTGA
- the LOC127305666 gene encoding anaphase-promoting complex subunit 4 isoform X3 — protein MPRVGGLNSGDTGLADENEEAIQAFSSAFCQRFNILSSGDKDGCICFSIFGIFPVGKININKVPIHVQFSQYKTSYRLQGASISKVSLSTNLHQLVLLCCGKLINTEKLSISKDISVGLHCVHLDTSIFSNRKNELHQVSQQASSIQDLVEVVRASISMMSKQWSNAMNLFHEKFSALPSLITAHGMESSSEDEFLSLLFGTRTSPALHQFLVSSLGEVGLKRIAKAIDSAGRELRIVVSEHLQPAVEIISFRLAELRGLARWRSRFQNIGLDEKLMDGVTEKVGMLIVQVERFSRVAATVLYLFQNFFSWVLKCVKILLSEPTDQVPPANSELVVIFLKFLLDKNPIKQLLETDQIFECDIDTARQVEQLVVFGGFTDTQFLERSLAKQFSELEESLKEAFLMPFTTISSQIHCQGLLPLYPVTSSEALSSTCTASSISFYKQDEDSQHSPCSYSLTDYICFKIPDGSLNLRNCIGVIKNFCNSRSTISTPSLSGFLLRMPDEYECVDLSLYKDNQVVLLLSGKFSSESPGRSLMVMLQIENFPFSQLSRTLPTNCNSLQELVALELQLDTDHGKVRSIPHLLSTPLAVSASRGVACIFSSRRHALVYILDEDEDEGEDEDSEME, from the exons ATGCCTAGGGTAGGTGGGCTAAATTCAGGGGATACTGGTCTTGCGGATGAGAATGAAGAAGCCATTCAGGCGTTTTCAAGTGCTTTCTGTCAACGTTTTAATATTCTGTCCAGTGGTGATAAAGATGGTTGCATTTGCTTCAGTATTTTTGGAATATTTCCAGTTGGAAAGATA AACATAAATAAGGTTCCAATTCATGTACAATTCTCTCAATATAAAACCAGTTACCGACTCCAGGGTGCTTCCATAAGCAAG GTATCTTTATCCACAAACCTCCATCAGTTGGTTCTTCTGTGCTGTGGAAAGCTGATTAATACTGAGAAACTTTCTATCAGTAAAGATATTTCTGTTGGGTTACATTGCGTGCACCTGGATACTTCTATCTTTTCCAACAG GAAAAATGAGCTCCATCAGGTGTCCCAACAAGCGTCAAGTATTCAGGATCTGGTCGAAGTTGTCCGCGCCTCCATATCGATGATGTCCAAACAATGGTCAAATGCTATGAACTTATTTCATGAGAAATTTAGCGCCTTGCCTTCTCTCATCACTGCCCATG GGATGGAATCTAGCTCTGAGGATGAGTTTTTGAGTCTTTTGTTTGGGACACGTACAAGTCCAGCGCTACACCAATTTCTAGTCAGCTCCCTTGGTGAAGTG GGTCTCAAGAGGATAGCTAAGGCTATTGACAGTGCTGGAAGAGAACTTCGTATTGTTGTCAGTGAGCATCTTCAG CCTGCAGTCGAAATTATTTCATTCAGACTTGCAGAACTGAGAGGTCTTGCAAGATGGCGTTCACGATTTCAGAACATTGGGTTAGATGAAAAGCTTATGGATGGTGTAACTGAGAAAGTAGGGATGCTGATTGTGCAAGTCGAGCGCTTTTCTAGGGTTGCAGCTACAGTTCTTTATCTG TTTCAAAATTTCTTCAGCTGGGTATTGAAGTGTGTTAAGATATTATTAAGTGAACCAACTGATCAAGTACCACCAGCAAACAG TGAACTTGTGGTGATTTTTCTGAAGTTTCTTCTTGATAAAAATCCAATCAAACAGTTACTCGAAACAGATCAGATATTTGAATGTGATAT AGATACTGCAAGACAAGTTGAGCAGCTAGTAGTTTTCGGAGGATTTACGGACACCCAATTTTTGGAAAGGAGTTTGGCCAAACAATTTAGCGAATTGGAAGAAAG CTTGAAGGAGGCTTTCTTGATGCCATTCACCACCATTTCTTCGCAAATACATTGTCAAGGATTGCTTCCTCTTTACCCTGTTACATCGTCTGAGGCCTTGTCATCAACCTGTACCGCATCGTCAATTTCCTTCTATAAG CAGGATGAAGATTCTCAGCATAGCCCGTGTTCATATAGCTTGACTGACTACATATGCTTCAAGATACCTGATGGATCGTTAAATTTAAGAAATTGCATTGGTGTGATAAAGAACTTCTGCAACTCACGCAGTACCATCAGCACACCATCACTTTCAGGTTTTCTGCTGCGTATGCCTGACGAATATGAGTGTGTTGATCTGTCTCTTTACAAG GACAACCAGGTGGTCTTACTGCTGAGTGGAAAGTTCAGTTCTGAAAGTCCGGGAAGATCTTTGATGGTTATGCTGCAGATAGAAAACTTTCCTTTTTCACAGCTCTCAAGAACACTCCCTACAAATTGTAACAGTCTCCAAGAATTGGTG GCACTGGAACTCCAATTGGACACAGATCATGGAAAAGTTCGTAGCATACCTCACCTTTTGTCTACTCCGCTGGCAGTCAGTG CCTCAAGAGGAGTGGCTTGCATCTTCTCGTCACGGAGGCATGCTTTGGTCTATATCCTTGATGAGGATGAGGACGAGGGCGAGGATGAAGATTCTGAGATGGAGTGA